The segment GTCTTGGAACTTCTTCCTCAGTTGTTTCAAGAATCTAATTACGTTATTCTTTGCGGCGGTTCGGGGTTATATATTGATGCTGTTGTAAATGGTGTTGATTTTTTTCCGGATCCGGATCCGGAATTGAGAGTTGAATTAAAAAAGTTACTTGATGAAGAAGGAATAGAAGCCTTAAGAAAGAAGCTTGAAACAATTGATCCTGAGTATTATTCGGAAGTTGACCTCTACAATCCTGTTAGAATTATTAGAGCTTTGGAAGTCTTTTATGCTACCGGAATTAAATATTCCGAGATGCGAAAAGGGAAGTCTAAACCGCGTGATTTCAATATTATCAAATTTTGTATCCAAACAGATAGAGATACCTTATATATTAATATCAATAATCGTGTTGATGAAATGATTAATTCGGGATTAATTCAGGAAGCTGAAGAATTATATCAATACAAAAAATTAACAGCCTTAAAAACAGTCGGATATGTTGAGTTATTTAACTATTTCGATAAAATTTATTCTTTAGAAGAAGCTGTCGAGAAAATAAAGACAAATACTCGTCGCTACGCAAAACGTCAAATCACTTGGTTTAAAAGAAATAAAGATTACATTTACGTTTCACCTCCGAATGTAGCGGATAAAATTATCCTCGAATTGAAA is part of the Bacteroidales bacterium genome and harbors:
- the miaA gene encoding tRNA (adenosine(37)-N6)-dimethylallyltransferase MiaA, coding for MMILAMTCTKPTLIVLTGPTASGKTSAAIELAQKLNCKIVSADSRQFYREMKIGTAVPSDKDLAATEHFFIGNISIHDPYNISKFENDVLELLPQLFQESNYVILCGGSGLYIDAVVNGVDFFPDPDPELRVELKKLLDEEGIEALRKKLETIDPEYYSEVDLYNPVRIIRALEVFYATGIKYSEMRKGKSKPRDFNIIKFCIQTDRDTLYININNRVDEMINSGLIQEAEELYQYKKLTALKTVGYVELFNYFDKIYSLEEAVEKIKTNTRRYAKRQITWFKRNKDYIYVSPPNVADKIILELKKHSNEVS